From one Anabas testudineus chromosome 18, fAnaTes1.2, whole genome shotgun sequence genomic stretch:
- the LOC113168271 gene encoding pancreatic secretory granule membrane major glycoprotein GP2-like, which translates to MDELTHMVTFSFNSTNTCGAVVKANNSQIIYENTIMKQSSSSEVISRKNQVYIDFSCFYIQPDIKSVSFRIKDSSVIQNIISGPWDYTLTMKSYTDAARRKAVDSSTEVLLDQRIWVEIKTDGLDGRVIAVVTDSCWATNEPSPYSTLRYDLIKNSCPNPADQTVRVQGNGLGTSNYFSFNMFQFSGHSGDVYLHCKVQLCVKQNNNCVPDCVIPLRSRRSARPPKYEHEAAALITMTWTN; encoded by the exons ATGGACGAGCTGACCCACATGGTGACCTTCAGCTTCAACAGCACCAACACCTGTGGGGCTGTGGTCAAG GCCAACAACAGTCAAATAATCTATGAGAACACCATCATGAAGCAGAGCAGCTCCTCTGAGGTCATTTCTCGCAAAAACCAGGTCTACATCGACTTCTCCTGCTTCTATATTCAACCAGACATCAAGAGCGTGTCATTCAGAATTAAAGACAG ctctgtgatccAGAACATCATATCTGGACCTTGGGATTACACTCTGACCATGAAGTCCTACACTGATGCTGCTCGAAGGAAAGCTGTGGACTCCAGCACTGAAGTCCTGCTGGACCAGAGGATCTGGGTGGAGATAAAAACTGATGGTCTGGATGGCAGGGTCATTGCTGTGGTGACTGACTCCTGCTGGGCAACCAATGAACCATCACCCTATAGTACTCTGAGATACGACCTGATCAAGaacag CTGTCCAAATCCCGCTGACCAGACTGTGCGAGTGCAGGGAAATGGACTGGGAACATCCAACTACTTCTCTTTCAACATGTTCCAGTTCTCTGGACACTCTGGTGACGTCTACCTGCACTGCAAAGTCCAGCTGTGTgtcaaacagaacaacaactgTGTCCCG GATTGTGTCATACCTCTTCGAAGTCGCAGATCTGCCAGACCTCCTAAATAtgaacatgaagctgcagcactcATCACTATGACCTGGACTAATTAG